One stretch of Cryptosporidium parvum Iowa II chromosome 3, whole genome shotgun sequence DNA includes these proteins:
- a CDS encoding CG6144-like AlkB, producing VNLPIYPIFLLFRVHKLIIYLYYFECLDWITPEQEKTLLENISRSSFLNVKLNGRQTQVWGGTVSESGIVNQKDLPEWLESISQSLVDYNIFSKEETPNHVLINQYEQYKGILPHKDGPLYYPRVAIISLESDTLFDFWNPSLDTQENKFPLFSLIVPKLSLLVFQDLCYTQLLHGISSR from the coding sequence GTAAATCTACCCATTTATCctatttttttgttatttaGAGTTCATAAACTtatcatttatttatattattttgaatgtTTAGATTGGATTACTCCAGAACAGGAAAAGACATTACTAGAGAATATCTCAAGATCCTCATTTCTAAATGTAAAATTGAACGGAAGACAAACTCAAGTATGGGGAGGAACAGTCTCTGAATCAGGAATTGTTAATCAGAAAGATTTACCTGAATGGTTAGAATCTATTTCTCAATCTTTAGTAGAttacaatatattttcaaaagaagaaaCTCCAAACCATGTACTAATCAATCAATATGAACAATACAAAGGGATTCTTCCTCACAAGGATGGCCCTCTTTATTACCCAAGAGTCGCAATCATCTCATTAGAATCTGACACTTTATTCGATTTTTGGAATCCCTCTCTTGATACTCAAGAAAACAAATTCCCTCTATTCTCACTTATTGTCCCCAAACTCAGCCTACTAGTCTTTCAAGATCTATGCTATACTCAACTTCTACATGGAATTTCATCCAGGTAA
- a CDS encoding synaptobrevin like SNARE: KLCNVLKGILQALDGQAEVLEDETESFLQDSIKVKNKFWWKNIKYTLILGCLVSLIFIIAFANLFNTIFGNGINLLNLLKSNSIASKSYSGSNNNNNNIVLAL, translated from the coding sequence AAATTGTGTAATGTTTTAAAGGGAATTCTTCAAGCATTAGATGGACAAGCTGAAGTTCTTGAAGACGAGACAGAATCATTCTTACAAGATTCTATCAAAGTTAAGAATAAGTTTTGGtggaaaaatattaaatatacaCTTATCCTTGGTTGCTTggtttcattaatttttattatagcTTTTGCTAACTTATTTAACACTATATTCGGAAATGGAATAAATCTTTTGAACTTATTAAAAAGCAATTCAATTGCAAGCAAAAGCTATAGTGGCAgcaataacaataataataacattgTTCTTGCcttataa
- a CDS encoding U1 like C2H2 zinc finger — MSGVNSLGRKVWDKEFYSKSKEERDRIRSLENAEHEKKLEKKEEISEEDAKKMREMYLDISKNVGLSKSHTSGDDVRKNISGYWCEVCNLGFNDSHSWIRHLNSQSHNQKMGTSLYVEKKSLESVKRRLSELIHDYDHGLGIFSKHNKNESKNGVYGQGIKGGNKVKDKDRVSSEEENMSEDETKNQMLQYNFPSSFS; from the coding sequence ATGAGTGGCGTAAATAGTTTGGGAAGAAAGGTGTGGGACAAGGAGTTTTATAGCAAGAGTAAAGAGGAGAGGGATCGGATAAGGAGCCTTGAGAATGCGGAGCACGAAAAAAAGCTTGAAAAAAAGGAGGAAATTTCTGAAGAGGATGCAAAGAAAATGAGGGAAATGTACTTGGATATATCAAAAAATGTTGGATTATCGAAGAGTCATACGTCTGGTGATGAtgtaagaaaaaatatttcaggATATTGGTGTGAAGTTTGTAATCTAGGTTTTAACGATTCCCATTCCTGGATACGTCATTTAAATAGTCAAAGTCATAATCAGAAGATGGGAACTTCCTTATATGTAGAGAAGAAATCACTTGAGTCTGTAAAAAGGCGACTTTCTGAGTTAATTCATGATTATGATCATGGATTAGGAATATTTAGTAAACATAATAAAAACGAAAGTAAAAATGGAGTTTACGGACAAGGAATAAAAGGAGGAAATAAGGTAAAGGATAAAGATAGGGTATCATCAGAAGAGGAAAATATGTCGGAAGATGAAACTAAGAATCAAATGCTCCAATACAACTTCCCATCAAGCTTCTCATAA